The genomic stretch GCCGGAGAAACGTCCAGGCTAGGAAGGGGATTCCGAATACTGCGATTGTTAAAAATACTGCGACGAATTCAAATCCCATACGTGCTGGCTCCTCAACTAGATCTTAATATCGATGAAGTGTTCAGGTTCTAAAGTGCTGTGCGTGCTATGTTCTTTATCGTGTTCAGTACCAGCACCAGACCCCTCATGTTTTGTGTGGTGCTCCTGGGACTGTCTGCCGTCTCGTTCCTTATCATGAATCTGCACCTCATCGGTGTGTGGTGCAGTATTAATTTGCTTCTTATCCATCTCGTGCTTCTGATGCAGCTTTTCGGCAACCTGTTCTTGCTGGATTCGTGGTTGCTGCTGCTGAGCTTGGCTTATTCGCTCAACTTCCTGTGTTTTTTGAACAATAATCTGAAGATCTGTTGGTCGGATTGACATTTACACCATCTCTTTAATGAGCAGAGTGCCAGCGCCCGTTTACTATCCGATCCAATAAAAAATTATACCATGGTTGTAGCCGCTCATCCAGCAAAAAAACTATCGTTGAGCGGTACGGGTACTCGGTTTAGGCTTTAGCAAAGTGAGCTGCTCTTGCGTTATGTACTTGACTATTTTGTCGCGGTCGCGTTCTTTTATTTTAGTAAAGTTCACGCCCAACAAATATTCGCTCTTAATAATGCTGCGAGGCATCACGCGTACGATCTCACCGACGATCTCAGTTGCCTCTTGTTCCTCAGGCAATTGTATGATGAGCTTGAGGTCTCCACCAAGATAGGGGGTTTTTGGGCTTCGCACTATCATACCCATGCCGCTTCCGCTTAGATCCCACACCATCGCTTCAACGGGGAGGGCGTCGAGTTCGTCCTGGTCGCGTGCTATCAATTGATAGTAAGCGCTGATAACGGGTTTCTCAAGTCTAAAATAGCGCCGCCGTTGGACGTGTTTTGCTAGGCTGAGTGGACGTAGCAGCAGGCGGGAATTTGTATCATCGCTTTCCTCGATCTTAGAGCGAACGAGGTGCGCTCCATTGTCAGTAGGGATAATGATAGTGATGATATTCTCGTCATCGGCGTATAGGGGTGTGGATTTTCTGCCCAGGGCCTGGCATAAGACAAGTTCACGGCTCAACACGTTGCTTATACCATATGGCCACGAACTGCCTCTCGCATCCTCAATGTAGATGAGCTGGCCGGATTTGATGAAATCAAAAGCCTGAGATAGCATTGTCTCTCCATGCACGCTTGGTTACCCCTATGTGTCAGTTAATCATAGCTATATGGAGAGTATCGGCTTATACCTACGGATGAATTATATATTTTATTAAATTGTATTTAGAAATCAATAGAAAGATGTGAGAGTTTACCGCGAAGCTTTAGGACAGCCTTGACTCGTATCTGGGCGATACGAGATTCAGAAAGGCCCATGACTTGGCTGGTTTCCTTCAGCGTGAGGTCTTCATAATAGTAAAGCGAGATTACAAGACGTTCTTGTTCGCTTAACGATTCGATGCCCTGGATAAGTGAATCTCGGACTTCGTTAATCTCCATGAGATCGGACGGGTTAAATGAATTTTTGTCTTCTACGCGTTCTCCCAACGTAGCACCCGGCTCGCCGTCATGTGAAACGATTTCATCGAGGTAGAGGACCGAGAGCCTGCTTACTTGTGAGATCATTGCATTATACGACGCAGTATTCATGCCGAGCTCTTGGGCCACTTCATTATCAGTTGCCGCTCTACCGACACGTTTTTCAACGGCTACATACGCTTTGCCGAGTTGCTTGGCTTTCTGGCGCATGGAACGGGAGGCTGTATCTACCGCACGCAACCCGTCGACGATCGCCCCTCTGATCCGTGGGATCGCATATGTTTCAAACTTGAGCCCGCGGTTATGGTCGAATTTTTCGATTGCGTCAATAAGGCCGAATATGCCGTAACTTACGAGGTCTTCTTTGTCGATTTCCGAGGGAAGAGTATCTTTTACGCGCTCGGCAACGTATTTGACGAGCGAGACGTTCTCGAGTATAAGGTTCTCACGTGCTTGCGCATCATTGTATACTTTGTAGAGTACCCATTTATTCGGTGTTGTTACTGCAGTTCTCATTGTCACCATGGTTCATCTCTTATTATGATTGTTACTGCATCATTTCGTCTGACCCGAGCCGCATAGGTCTAAACGGCTCGAATTCTTTTACGGCCGGCATATCGGTGTCATCCTGCTGGCCGAAATCAAGAGATATATCATCTACCGATGTTATATCAAGATTTGATCCCTTAGATGCTTCTTCTTTGGCCCGAGCGAGAAATTTCTGCGCTTCTTCCTGCGCTAGTTCTTCTCTGAGCTCGTTCACATGCGCTCGCGCTGCGCCGATAACGACCGAATTTACTGCCGTAAGCGTAAGCCATATCAGCCCGGCGCTCATCGCAAAGACTACCAAGAAACGATTAATCATGACAGTAAAGATATCCCCGCCGGTCCCAATAGCTATCGCAGAAGATATTGCACTAATAACAAAGCTAAATGCGACTGTTGTTTGATTGACCGTTTCGCGTCTCATTAGTTTCTCCTGGAGAGCCGGCGCCTTCTTCCTGCCCGGTCGAGCTGCTCCCTGAATAGTTGTCCGATAATGCGGTCGCGGTCGCACTCTTCAATTAATGAAAAATGTACGCACAGCAGGCTTTTGCCCATAACCGGCTCGTTGGTTAAACACCTGACAACCTCGCCAACCAAGTTTACTATCCGGCCGCCGGCAAGCTCGATCTCGGTACGAAGCGGCATACCCGCAGCCAGCTCTTCGTTGATAGATATAATAAATGAGATGCCGTTACCGCTCAGGTCTTTTACGGGGGCTTCCTTAAGCTCGCTGTGGAAAATATCCTCAGGCCCGAGAAGCGGTCGGTAAGACGCACGGACCAGCGGGCGTGAGAGCCTAAAGAACTCACGGCGCTGTATATGGGTTGCACCATCGCGCTGGGGGGCGAGGGTAAGTCGTATCGGGTCTGTCTCGATTGCCGTTATTTTTGTTGGGAACCGGTAGACGCCTACTTCGGTTGAGCAGACGAGCGTAAGCTCATCTCCGACTTTAACATTGATCGGCCGAGGTTCGTCTACTAACAATTCGCACGTTATGCTATCTGCCTTGTCGGAGACCGATCCGATCACAAACGGCCAGTTCTCATTCGGCTTTACTTCGACCATGGCAAAAAGCCCCGGCTTTAAAACCTTTGATTCTCGCATGGATGTGCCACCTATCTTTCAAACAATCTTGAGAGGAATCCACGAAATCCGTTATGCCCTCCAGCTTGCGCATCCTTGAGTAATGTTTGATCCAGCGTCGCCGCGATTTGTCTAATGCACTTCGATGCGCGTGCGCCGGGGAATTCAAGGATAAACGGTTGTTGTTTTCGCACCGCCGAGTTTACAGCGATATCGGAGACGATGTAACCCAATGTCTCGACCCGCTTGTTCAGGAATTGCTTTGCTGCCATAACGATGCGATCGGCGATATCCCGGCCCTCTTTTTCTGTTGAAGTCATGTTGACTACGAGTTTTATATCGACATCCATATCTCGCTGCGTTAGGACTTTTATTAACCCATATGCATCGGTAATTGCGGTCGGTTCGGGTGTCGTGATAATAATGGCTTCACGTGCCGCAAGGATAAACGAAATTACATCGTTGGATATGCCGGCGCCGGTATCAATCAGCGTTATATCGGAGTCTCGTTCGAGCTCGACAAAGCTATCGATGAGATTCTGTTGCCGCTCTTTACCCATGTCGGCAAGCTCCGGCATACCTGAGCCGCCGGGCACGATTTTCAAGGAATGCGGTCCGTTAATCACAATCTCACTCAGCGATTTTTCGCCGTCGACCAGGTGTTTCAAATTAAACTTCGGGTTTATGCCGAAGATGACGTCTATATTAGCAAGACCTAAATCAGCGTCAAGGATAAGCGTTTTCCTGCCGCGCATTGCAAGTGCAATGCCGAGGTTGGCGACCAGATTTGATTTTCCCACGCCGCCTTTGCCGCTGCTAACCGCAATGACCCGGGTGGGTGACAGCGCTTTGCCCCCGTATGCGGTGGGTGACAGGGTACTCGACGTGCTCTTTGGCATAGTATGGGATAAGCTGTTTTCAGGCTCCGGCTCGGGTTGCAGTTTCGGTACAGGCACTGTTTCCGGCTCAAATGCCGGGGCGATGGCAGCTGCCGGGCTCGCCGGTTGAATTGGGGTATTGATTCGCTGTATGTTAACCTGCAGCTCCGGTCGCGTGCGAGCGGTCGGCTCGGTCGCGCCGGTCGATACCGCAGGCTGCGTCTCAGCAATGTTTTCGATTGGCTGATTGGGTCCAACTATTTTCTCAGCAGGCGGTTCCGGCTCGGTTGATGGGTAGCCGCCCAGCTCTTTTATATCAGGGATGTTAAGTTCGATTGGCTCGACCTCAGGCCGTCGCGCCATCGGATCAATGATTAAGTTAATCCGGTCGCGTTCTTCTCGTATTCGTTGTGCTAATTCACGAAGCTTTTTAGCTTGATCATTCATCTAACGGCACCCCTAGCATTAGATTTGCAACCTTATATGGTTCGGCAACTTTTATATCTTCCGGTACGTTCTGTCCTATTGCGACATATGAGATCGGGAGCTTCGTTTTACTAACAATGTTAAGCATTGTCCCGGGTGAATTCGATTCGTCAAGTTTGGTAAAGATAAGTTTGCTAATCGGTACGACCGAGAACCGCTTAATGGCATTTACCTGGTCGGAAAGCTTAGTTGTGATACTCAAAACCAAGTGGATCTCGTCTGGATTGCAAACGTTCATAAGGGCGGCAAGCTCGCCCATTTGCGATTCGTTAAGCGGGCTTCGCCCGGCGGTATCAATCAGCACAAGGTCTTTATCCTCATGGCGTGCGAGCGCTTCGCGTGCGTCCTGGTTGTTAAAGACAATTTCAATAGGCGCCCCGATAATTTCCGCGTAAGTTTTCAGCTGGTCTACCGCGGCAATGCGGTATGTATCGGCGGTTAGAAACACGGCGCTTTTACCTTCGTACAAGCAATAGCGCGCCGCAAGTTTTGCAAGCGTCGTGGTTTTGCCGGCACCGGTCGGTCCGATAAGCGCTATTACCTTGCGTTTGCCGCTCTCAAGATGAAGGGGAGGGCAAACGGGGATGTGCCGTGCGATTTCGCTGACCAGCTTCTCCCGCAGCTTCTCCGGCGTTGCGAGCTCGGATGTGGTGAGCTGGCTCTGAATGGCTTTCATAAGCTTCTTTGCAAGCTCATCCTCAACTTTTGCGTGCAGCAGCTTTTCGTAGACATCCAGGAAGCAAGCGGGCACTTCCTGGAAAAGCGGATCGGTCAGTTGGCTGGCGATTGTCTTTACGATAGATTTTATTTCTTCGATCTCGCTCTGTATTTGATCAAAGCGCTCATCGATTGCTTCACCCACCATCTCGGGCACTTCGTCGCCCGGCTCGACGGAAACAGGAAGCTGTTCCCGGGCCGCATCCATTAGATTTACATCGAGAGCGGCGGTTATCTCAACCGATCCGCGTTTAAACATATTTACGGGCCAGGTGCGATCGAGTTTCCGGGTGTGTAAAATAATAGCCTCTGGACCCAGATCTGATTTTACCTTTGATATTGCTTCTTCCATGCTTGAGGCTTCATAACGTTTGATTCTCACGCCAGGTTCACCATCCCAACAGATTGGAGTTCAAATTCGGGTGCCACTTCATTGTAAGATAAAACCGCCAAATCGGGCAGCTTCCTCTCTGCTATTTTTCGTAAGGGGCGTCGAATATTTGCCGAACACAACAAAATCGGATTTATCCCTAATGACAGAGCGCCTTCAAGCGCCTTTGAAACACCGTCAACAACACGCTGTGTAGTTGTAGGATCAAGCGAAATAAGAATACCTTGCTCGGTATATTCGACGGCGTCCGCAATCTCTTTCTCGATCAGTGGATCGACGGTAATAACGGAAAGTGAACCTTCACCAAATTGATGCTGCCTGCAAATATTTCTGCCGACTGCCTGACGGGCGTGCTCGGTTAAGATATCGATATTGCGCGTCGAGCGTGCTGCGTCGCCGAGCGCTTCAAGAATGGTAACCATGTCTCTGATCGAGACACGCTCGGATAAGAGATTTTGCAGAACCTGCTGCAGCTCGCCGACGGTGAGCGTGCTCGGTACGAGTTCCTCCACAACGACCGGGTAATTTTGCTTGACGCTCTCAAGAACTTGCTGCACGTCTTGCCTGCTGATAAGTTCGTGCGCATATTTCTTGGTTATCTCTGAAAGGTGTGTAATCAAGGCCGATGTTGGATCGACGACCGTATATCCCATAATCTCAGCTTGCTCTCGCTGGTCCGGGAAAACCCAGACCGCCGGAAGCCCGAACGCCGGCTCTCGCGTTGCGGAGCCGGGTATCGTGTCGGTGGTTAGCCCGGCATCGATGGCAAGGATTTGCGCCAGGTGGATCTCTGACTTGGCGATATCGACACCTTTAATCTTGACCCGGTATTCGCTAGATGGCAGCTGAATGTTATCACGGATACGAATCGGCGGCACAACGTAGCCCAACTCCATCGCGATCTGGCGGCGCATGAGCGTTATGCGGTCGAGTATCTCGCCGCCCTGGTCGGGATCGACAAGCGGGATGAGGCCGTAACCAATTTCAAGTTCCATCGGATCGACCTGCAGCATGTCGACAAGGTTCTCGGGGGCGGCCGCCTTTTCTTCAACCGGAGCCAGCGCTTCCAACGCAGCCGTCTTTTTCGCCGCTTGCCCGATGTAGTACGCGGCAACTCCCGCAAGGGCTCCCATAGCTAAAAACGGAAATTTTGGCATCCCGGGGACAAAACCGAACAGCGTAACGAGAATCCCCGCGATTGCGAGCGCACGGGGCTGGTTCAGAAGCTGCTTGGAGATATCCTCGCCCATGTTCGTATCTGAGGCGACTCGCGTGACGATAACGCCTGATGCCGTCGACATAAGAATTGTCGGAACCTGTATAACAAGGCCGGCACCGATGGCGATTTGGCCGAACGTTTGCAGTGATGTCATAAGGTCGAGCCCCTGCTGCGTCGCACCGACGATAAAACCGCCGACCAAGTTGACGATCGCAATGATAATACTCGCAATCGCATCGCCCTTGACGTACTTCGACGCACCGTCCATAGCGCCGTAGAAATCGGCTTCTTTTTGGACTTTCTTGCGGCGCTCGCGCGCCTGCTCTTCGGTTATGAGACCGGCGTTTAGGTCGGAATCAATCGCCATCTGCTTACCCGGCATCGCATCCAAAGTAAAACGAGCGGTGACTTCCGAGATACGCGTTGTACCGGAAGTGATAACGATGAACTGTATGACTGAAAGTATAATAAAGATAATAATACCGACGACGAAATTATCCCCGATCATAATCGAGCCGAAGGCGCTAACCACGCTACCGGCGTTTCCGATGGAGAGAATCGCTCTAGTTGTAGATATATAAAGACCTGCCCGTAAGAGCGTCATAATGAGCAGCAGGGTAGGGAACATCGAGAACTGGATCGGCTCGTGGTTATACATGGTTACCAAGAGCACTATTATCGCTAGGATAAAGTTAAAAACAAGCAGCGAGTCGAGGATAGGACCGGGAATCTGAACGATAAGAAGCACCACAACCAGCCCAATAATCAGGGCGAGCATCGCGTCGTTGTACCGGCTCAGTTGTGACATAAATGATGCGTTTGCTGCTTCGTTAGTTGCCATATATATTCCAGGATATAAGCGTTTGGATACTACTCCGACTATCCGTTTATTCTATATCATTTGCGGTTAAATATCCATCTCAGCCCATGGACGGATTGTTCGGGCGACCAGCCCGAGCCAAGGGCCCTCTCTTGCTGATCTGATAGACATAGGCGAGGATTTCAGCGACGGCCTTGTAGAGATCATATGGCACCTCTTCATCAATGTCGACCGCTTTATACAGCGCACGGGCAAGCGGTTTGTCCTCGATGATCGGGATATTATGTTCCTTGGCGAGCTCCCTTATCTTCTCTGCGATGAGGCGTTGCCCCTTGGCGACAACTTTTGGCGCCCCCATAGTCTCGGGATCGTATTGTAGGGCGATAGCTAGGTGCGTCGGGTTGGTGATGACGACATCGGCGTTCGGAACCATCTGCATCATCCTGCCCTGCGCAAGCTCGCGCTGTTTTTGCCGGATTCGCGCTTTGACGTGCGGATCGCCCTCGGATTGCTTGTATTCTTCTTTAATCTCTTGCTTGGTCATGCGCAGGCTTTTCTCGTGTGTGTAACGCTGCCATGCATAATCGAGTACCGCAATAATCAGTAAGACGATGCTCGTTTTTATGCCGATCTCATAGGCGATCGACCCGAGCGTGCTCATCGATTGGTTGATATCCATATCGATAGTGTGAATGATTTCGTCGTAGCGGTTACTGATGATTGTATACGTGAGGTAGCTAACCATGCCTATCTTAATCAAGGCCTTCAAGAGCTCGACTGCAGCGCGGCTTGAAAAGAGCCGGGCGGCGCCGGAGAGCGGGTTGATTTTTTTTGCATCAGGCACAAGCGGTTTTGCCGAGAAGAGGAACCCGACCTGTGCGAGGCTTGCGGTAACACCCACTGCAAGGGCGACAAGGGCGATCGGCAGAATCATCTTTAGAAACAGAAGCGCGAGATTGAGAAACATGGTCGTTACGACCGTCTCGTTAAGCTCAGTCTTAGCAGGGCTTTGCAGGTAATAGGTCATAACATTGGTGAGATCGGTAAAGATGCCCCCACCGAATGTTCGCATCGCGACAAAAATTGCCAAAATTATGAGCGCGGAGTTAAGCTCCATGCTCTTAGCTACCTGGCCCCGTCTCCGGGCCTCTTGTCGTCGTTTCGGTGTGGCTTTTTCGGTGCGTCCATCGGATGGCGGCATCTTTTCACCCCTACTTTATGGCGCCGAGAAGTTGGGCCGGCATTTGGTCGAATACTCTCAGCACGTATGCAAAGAAGAACGAGAGCATGGCGATAAGAGTGACGAATCCGATGAGGATCTTAAGCGGCATGCCGACGACAAAAACATTCATCTGCGGTACGGTTCGCGCGACAATACCGAGGGCAAGATCAGTGATAAACAACACACCGATAGCCGGGCCGCCGATTTTTAAGCCGATTACGAACATATCGACGATTGTATTCAGGAAGTGACCGGAGACCGCCGATGTCATGGTAAATGTAGTAAGCGGCACGATATCAAAACTCTTTGACAGCGCCGTTAACAAGTAGTGATGACCGTTAATTGCAAGAAACACGAGTACGGCAAGCAGGTTTTTAAACTGGCCCATCAGTGAAATCGAGATGTTGCTTAACGGGTCGATGACGTTGACCATACCAAAGCCCATCTGAAAATCGATAATCTGTCCGGCAACAAGAAATCCCTGAAAAATGATTGTTGCCGTAAACCCAATAAGCGCGCCGACTGAAAACTCTTTAGCTACCAGGAGCGCGTAATCGAGCATATTTATCGTCGGGCTGATCTGTGCGGCAGGGACAAAGGAGAAGAGTACGATCGCCGTCATTAGCGAAAGGGCGACTTTAATTTGTGCGGGCACGCTGCGGCTGCCTAAAACCGGAGCTAGGAAAAAGACGCCGGATACGCGGGTCAAGACCAGTAGAAAGGTAAGGAGTTGCTTGGGATCTGCCTGCAATAAGTCCACACCCACGCTCCTTTGCTATTTTAAATAGTTCGGTAAGTTGATCAGCAGTTTGCTCGTAAAATCGATAATGAGATGCAGCATCCACGGCCCGAACAACGCGAGGGCAAGCATGGTTGCAAGAATCTTAGGAATAAACGTCAGCGTAAATTCCTGTATCTGCGTTACCGCTTGCAGAATACTAATAACCAGACCGGCAACCAGGCTGAATAATAGAATTGGCAGTGAAATCTCAAGTGTAATAACCAGCGCGTTCTTAGCAAGCTCCATCGCTAGAGAATCGGTCATTAGCTCTCACTCCTTGGCCTAGTTGAAGCCCATAACCAGGGCTCGTGTTACGAGATGCCAGCCATCGACTAATACGAACAACAATATTTTAAGCGGCAGCGATATCATAACCGGCGGCACCATCATCATGCCCATCGACATCAGCACGCTGGCGACCACCATATCGATAATGAGAAACGGTATAAATATCAAAAAGCCGATAATAAAGGCGGCTCTCAGTTCGCTGATAATAAACGAAGGGATAAGAACGAAGGTCGGTACATCAGCTTGTGTTTTCGGCCGTTTGATCTTGGCGAGGTACACAAAAAGCGCCAGGTCTTTTTCCCGCGTCTGCTTAAACATAAAATGACGTACCGGCTCGATCGCTCGTGTATATGCTTGGTTGTAGGTGATTTTCTTTGCCGTGTACGGCTTGATAGCATTATCGTTGACTTGCCCGAATACCGGGGCCATGACGAAAAATGTTAAGAAGAGCGCAAGGCCGACGAGCACTTGTGTCGGGGGAATCTGCTGTGTACCGAGCGCATTTCGAATAAACGCCAGTACGATAACGATTCGAGTAAACGATGTTACCATGATCAAAAGCGACGGAGCCAACGACAGTACCGTAAGAAGCATGAGCAACTGTACGCTGGTCGAAACATCGCCAGACCCTTGCGCCTGATCGATACCAAGTGATAGCTTGGGCAGCGGAATAGCGCTCGAGCTGGAGGCCGTCTCAGCGGCGACGCTACTCGTCATAAAGATACATAAAATGGTGATAGCGAGCGCACTTAGCAACAATGCTCTCTTGCGCCCACGGAGTACCTTCATCATCTACGCTCGTCACCTCTACCGGGCTTCGGAGGCTGGTCTGTGCCCCGTGCACGCTTCTCTTGCTCTTTGATATCATCGAGGAGTTTCCGTATATTGTCACCGGTTGAATGCAGATCATCGGCCCAATTATTAGTATTATTTTGGCCGCGCTGAGGAGTTCGTTGAGAAGGTTCCCGGTTGGTGCGCGCCGGTCGAGCCGATTTCGATTTTTTTGATTGTTTTGCGGGTGCATACACGAAACGATTGGTAACTTTTTCGAGCGCGCTCTGGAACGGTTGGAGGGGTTCCGGCTTTTGCGCCGCTTTATGTTTGATGAACTCTACTTGTTCCGGCTCATCGATATCGCTTAAATGATTAATATTGTTACCGGCCACACCAAGAACGACCACCTTGCCGGCAATTTCAACCAAGCAGATGGCCTTGCCGGGAGCGATATAGCGCACCTCAACAACATTCACTAGTTCCTGGCCGCCGCCGGTTAGCGTGTTGTATTTTGTCGTAAAGAACTTCACACCGTAAATTGCCAGGAAGCCGACTGCTAGCACAAGCCCCAGGTAGAAAGCATACTTAATAACGTTCCAGATGGTCCCAATGATACCGGAGAGTACGCTTTGCTGCTTCTGTGGTTGCCCGGGATCTTGATAATCCTGCAAGTTAAGTTCAGTTTGCGATTCGCTGTTCGATGATTGGGTCGCACTATTCTTTTTCGCTTTACTGGATGCCGCCGATGAAGCACTCGCCGATTCATTAGCGGCGCCAACGGCAGTATACACTGAGTTTTCTGAATCTGAATTGTCTTTCGGTTGGGCGGTGGCAAATCCAATACAGCTGAATACCGTTGATAGGGCGACCAATAGCATGCATATAATAGTAA from Candidatus Aquicultor sp. encodes the following:
- a CDS encoding flagellar biosynthetic protein FliO, translating into MYTAVGAANESASASSAASSKAKKNSATQSSNSESQTELNLQDYQDPGQPQKQQSVLSGIIGTIWNVIKYAFYLGLVLAVGFLAIYGVKFFTTKYNTLTGGGQELVNVVEVRYIAPGKAICLVEIAGKVVVLGVAGNNINHLSDIDEPEQVEFIKHKAAQKPEPLQPFQSALEKVTNRFVYAPAKQSKKSKSARPARTNREPSQRTPQRGQNNTNNWADDLHSTGDNIRKLLDDIKEQEKRARGTDQPPKPGRGDERR